ACCCCCCCTTCCAGGACACCCCACTTGTTAGATCCCATCGAAGATCCTTCACCTAACTGGCTAAACGGGCGAGGCCCACTACGTGCGCCCCCTCTGGCTGAGTTCTTTGCTGGCCCCTTCGAGCGCCCTGCCTTGCGAACCGGTTCGCTCTGCGCTGTGGGTTCTTCGATTCGATTGGCACCTTCCCCCTCTATACCGTTTTTCGGATTACCGAGGGAtgttccttcttccccttcggGCGTATGCACCGCAGATAGGTCGTCCTTCGTTTGGTTTACCTCCTCTACAGGGTCTTCCAGCTGGTCTACCTCCTCCCCTACAGGGCCTTCCAGCTGGTCTACCTCCTCCTTTACAGAGCCTTCCATCCGATTCACCTCCTCCTCTACAGGGTCTTCCACCCGGTCCATCTCCTCcacctcctcttcttccagCTCCTCCGAGAGACTCCCATCTGACCCGCCCCGGGGAACAAACTGAAACAAGCTTCCATTGGGGAGGTCTCCCGACGGGAAGTCCAAGCTGGCCATGCCCAATTCGTCTTCCTCGATGCATTTCTGCGTGGagagtttttccccctccgtTTTTCCATCCGTGGTGCTCACGCTGCTTCTGCTACtcctgctgcttctgctgcttctgctaTTGTCGTCCGTTTCCCTCTTCTCGGTGCCTGccaatggggagaaaaagtgaacacgtgaagaagcaaagaagcCACGAAGCGACGACGTGAAGAGGATGACGGCGAAGTCGACGTGCTAACTTTTCGCCGCGTCGGGGAGGACGGCGCGCGGGTAAACCTAGTTAGGTGCTAGACGTGCAACCACCCATCCGCCCATCCACCCAtccgcccccttttttttttttttgcgcattaCCTTCGGGCTTCTCAAACGACGCACAAACAGTTAGTCCGCTCTCTGGGCACATGGTAAGACCGTCCACGACATGGATCTCTTCGAAGTCAAGCGTGCCACACCCTTCATCTTCATGCACCATAGtgcttttcttccccttcgtgTAGGGCATCGGAAATTCACTAACTTCTTTCTCCCCAGGATGGTTTCTCAGAGTGTGCTTTCCCGACGTCCCGTGGTCCTTCCCAGCCGACAGAGTTACACTGCTCACAATTGTATCACCAAtaagtttttccttctccacaCATAGGTCATAGTTACATACAATAacgcctccttttttgggaACATCATCTCCTGTAGTTGCAGAGTGGGGGTCAGCCCCCGGAGAGCCACCATTGTTAATCACACCAGGGCATGGTTCACTCCTGTTAGGTAGATCCGCAGGGGGTTGTCCATCCTCCACTTGGCTAGCAGATCTATCACCAAAGTTGgcatcctcctcttccttccTCGTCTGTTCCTTCCTCGTCTGTTCCTTCCTCGTCtgttccttcctcttctctTCCTTCCTCATCTCttccttcctctcctccccctcctcttcttccacCTGACATCCATTCACAATGCACGTCTTAATATGAGCAATGTCTCGCATGCGGTCGTTCTGGAAAGGAgtatcttttttctctcctacTTCCTGATAGTTATCCCCAGCAGAGGGGTCCGCTCCTTTGTGTAGGTGGCTCACCTCCATTAAGCTGTTTTCATAGAGTGGCAGCAGTGCCTTCACTTCACCATTGCTTCCTACGAACGATGAGTTACAATTACGTATTTCAAGAATGGAAGAGGAGTCGCTGCAGGAAGGTGGGTTCTGATTCGTTTCCTTCCTCTGGTAGAGTGCATCTATCTGCTCATAAATTTGGAACTCCTTAATTTGgagatcatattttttcttcacaggATCGTTGTCATTAATCAATCGAGAGTCTATGGCAACGTTTAGCTTCTTTCTTAGGACATATTCCATAAATGtgcttttcacattttctccGATGCAAAATGGGTTCTGGTTCTGATCCGAACGGTCCATCAGCTGACTGCTTTGCGTAGACTGATTGGTATAACCATCGGGGACGCAACCCAGGATGGGACACTCATTTGTGTAGTTTACAACGTCTCCGTTTATTTGCTGCTGAGCAAAGTTAATAAAAAGGTTGGGTTCATATTTTCTGTGTTTATTTTGATTGGTTGCACTCGACTGGCATAACTTGCTGTCGTCCGCCCTATCACATCTACCTTTATCAGCTTCGTTTTGATTCTCTACTGCTGTTCCCCCATCGTAGTCCTCAATTTTTGAATTCAACAGCTTCATGAGGTTCTCCTTCGAGCTATATGAGTTTTTTTGGAAGTTATTCTTATAGGTTTCTAATTTGCTATACAGATGTGTGTTTTTGTATCTTTGGCTTAGGTCATACGAGGTGTTGTTCAAAAGAGGCGTGGATGACGTGTGTGTTTCCATTTGACTCCCATGAGTgacttcttttccttccatgGTGCATTTATCCTTCTCTTCgacatcctttttttcgagtGGGTATGTGGTCTGCTTTTCTCGGCTCTTCTCGCACAGAAGAAGGTTCCCTCTCCGcttttcttcgtcttcctcccTCTCCACCTCctcaaaaaaattcttctcattttgtcCACGAGCACATTCACTGTATCTCTGTCCTGCGTCTCTCTCTGCATCATCAAACAAGTCGTCGTTGTTTagtgaaaatgaaatttcttCACTAGGGTTTAGCGACTGTCTGTAGTTACCACTATCCTCGTAGTTCCTCTCATCTGATTGGTAAATTATATGAGAGTCgtagcaaaaaggaaggttGCAATATGGGTCTGCTTTACGATCCTCGTTATCATCATCCATGAGATTTTCATCTGGGGAAAGGCCAGCTAAAAAGGAACTCCTTTTGGTTCCTTCTCTCCTCTTTGTACTTGCCAAGGatgtcctccttttttgtgatttttttttttttttttttttttctccattgcAGGTTTTTTCAACTGATAGGatgaagttttttatttgctgtTTGTTTGGAAGTACTTTTCCCGATGTGCTACTCACTAGTGGACCATCCATCATGTCTTCCGCTACTTCGTTTCCATTTCTGCTTCGTTTGCCTTTATCCTCAGGAGGAGTATCactactgctgctgctgttgctgctgcgACTGCCGCTTCGACTTCCACTGCTACCATCGGGGGTGCCATCCTTTTGGACGGTTCCAATCTGGGCAGCAACGTTCCGGGGTGAATAAATGTGACAGAATGGGGACTCATCCcctgtggaaaaaaaactcttccCTTCGTGGATCTCGCCACTTAATAAATCGCTGGTATGGACGGTTCCCTCCCGAGGGAGTGGAATCGCActgataatttttctctttttgtgACACGCCGGTTCTGCCATCACTTTGGTTGTCGGTCTTTGCGCACTTTCTTGCATGTCCGCAGATTTGGGGGGGATTATAGTGGGGTCGTCCTTCCGGTCAAACTGGTTGTTTTGAGTTTGCTTGCTTGGACGCTTCTCCCCGTCGTCGAGGCAGTCACGACTTCCGCAAACATTGATACTGCCGCTGATATTAGCACTGCCGCTGATATTGGCACTGCTGCTCACATTGGCACTGCCGCTCATATTGGCACTGCCGCTCATATTGGCACTGCTGCTCACACTGGCACTGCTGCTCACACTGGCACTGCTGCTCACACTGGCACTGCTGCTCACATTGGCACTGCTGCTCACATTGGCACTACGGCTCATAGTGGCACCTCCATCTCCACCCCCACCATCACCCCCACTCCGCTTGTCTTTAATCATGGAAGAAggcttttcccttttcttttcgtttcgATTGGTACTTCTTTGATCCGCCTGGCACTCCTTTTCGTCCGCCTGACACTCCTTCTTCTCGTCCGCCTGACACTCCTTCTTCTCGTCCGCCTGACACCCCTTCTGCTCGTCCTTCTTCTCGCCCTTCTGCTCGTCCTTCTTCTCTCCCTTCTGCTCGTCCTTCTTCTCGCCCTTCTGCTCGTCCTTCTTCTCTCCCTTCTGCTCGTCCTTCTTCTCTCCCTTCTTCTCTCCCTTCTTCTCGCCCTCCTCCCTGgggtccttttttctctgccTCGAAAAAGTCTTCGCCGGGTGAGCGCAAGTAGTACCGGCAATTAAGTAGTGTGCCGATTTTGCAcgtggaattttttcctctatttCGACAGAACGCTGCTTCGCGTTTGTGACAAGGCATATTTTTAGTTCCTCCTTATCAGCGTTCGCTTTATTCGAGCGCGTGGTTGGGatattattgtttttttttttcccccactgcTACGCGTGCATGCAGACGACGAGTTGCTGCTAAGGACATCACACACTTTTTCGCGCGGTTCACCATTTCCACACGGCTCACCATTTCCACACGGCTCACCATTTTCACGCGGTTCACCATTTCCACGCGGTTCACCATTTCCACGCGATTCACCATTTCCACGCGCTTCGTTAATTTCCTCCACAGCGCACTTAaccctttccttttcgccaGCGCGTGCATCCTGGGGGTCCTTCCCCGTGCAGCCTTCCTTGCGGTGTGCTTTAGGTGGTTCCTCAAACAAGTCAAATTGGGATATCCCCAATGCTTCCGCATCACTCCTCTgattggctttttttttaacatcccCTTCTTTCGCTTTCTCCCGTTTATCCTCGTGcacctcctcttttttttttccccatacTTAActtattttcctcatttaaGCCAACAGCCGTGGTGCCCACTTGTCGCCGATCCTTCATCCCTGTGAGGGGCTTTTTCCGTGCCTTGTCTTGATGTAGGTTcccttcttttcccttttcattatGTATTGTCGCGTGGTTCGTTCGAGCTTTTGCCCCTATGTGCCCCTGCACGTGTGCAGTTGTGACTGTGTGGTCTGTCCTCACCGCATCGACATGCACTTCGCTATgctcttccttcttcctaTCGTGCGCGCCGCTAACACCCTTTTTGCAATCCATTTGGAGAAATCTATCTATCACTTCGACATCGCCAAGGAGGGGGAGGcactcatttttctctttcgcaACATCCGGCTGGTTATTTTTGTCAGTAAATTTATCCCTCCCCTCCTCTACATTCTTTCCGTACTGACGTTCATGCAACCAGGTGGTACCTTCCGCTCTATTTGGTGCCCCCTTTGATGTGTGGCCTTCTTCGTCCTTCTCTTTGCCTTTCCCTGTGAGGTCTGCTCTTGTGCCCGCGGGGGCGTCTTTGTTCGATAACGCATGTGCCGAGGCGCTTCCCGGCAGTCTCTTTTCCCTGCGTGCTTCCCCGCGCATGGGCACTGCATTCGCATTGTCGGTGGAGTGGTCCGCGTTAGCTGCGTTGACCGCTTTGGCCTGGCTAGCCGCACTGGTTGGGTCACTCGCTTTCGTTGGGTCACTCACTTTCGTCGCGCCAACCTTTTCGGCCACGCCCGCGAGTGTAACGCCCTGTCTGCCTCTAAGCCCACTTGCCGCCCCACCACTCAGCGCAGCCGACACGCCCTCCGTTTTTGTTCCGAGATCCTCTTCCTTACATGCTTTTCTCCCTGGTCTGTCATTTCCGTTCTTGGGCACCTTAGTCCGGTTGGTTTTCTTCACTAGGGGAGCGCCATTGCAGGGGATGGGCACGTGTGCAACGGTGGCTGcacgagaaaaaaagaaaaaaaaatatataagataATGGCTAGCTAGGTCAGGTAAacaatgcacaaaaaaaaaaaaaaaaaaaaaaaaaaatatataagataATAGCTAGCTAGGTCAGGTAAacaatgcacaaaaaaacacaaaacaaaacaaagcaaagcaaaacaaaacaaggCGAAACAGAACAAAACAATAGCTGGGTCGGgtaaaaaatggcgaaaaggCAACTCTCATGGCTATAGCAAAATGCGTGCAGCAATTACCCTCCTGTGTGCCATCTCGCGATGTTCCCTTCTgcgttttcttctcctttgacAAGCCATTCAAATCGAAGATGTCGTAAAATGGTTCGCTTATTTCTTCGCAAAACGGATCGCATATTACTTCGCAAAGTGGTTCACTTTTGTTCTCTCCGCAGAATGGtccatttccccccccaagtTGTGTGTCCTCTCTCGACTGGGCATCTGCGACGGGGAATTGTCCCATTCCTGGAGCCAACGCATTTGCGCTGCGCAGATTCGTAGAGACAACACCCACGTGtgtgtccttttttgcgtCGTTACTCTGCTTCGTCTGTTGTGATTTGCTTGCTTTGCCAAAAAGGGCACCATTTCTGGCATCATTTTGGCCATTCACTTGTGGCTCCTTCGAGTTTGTGATGCAGTTTTTACTTAGGATAGCGCCGCTCCCCCCTGTAGGCACGTTACTTACTCTGCTTGTCGATTTTTCtctgtttaatttttcctcatcattCCCACTTAGGCTTCTCTCTCGAGTGGCCCCCTTGTTTGTCCCAACTCCAATAAGCTTAGCAACCTCAGTTACTGCTGCTCTGTGGTAAAAGGGCGCTGGGTTTGTCTTTCCCCTCGTGTCTTCACAGCTACTACCCACAGTAACGTTAAGCTGTTTGTTCAAGTTGTTAATCAGTACTGGAGCTactgcaaaattttttcgtaaagCTGGCAGGGGATCCTTTTGATGGCTGGCCGAACAAATGTTCGtaacatttttctcattgaaattattttttttttgggaaaatatgttcatgcaattttcttttttattttcttcacgaGTGGAAAGATTGGCTTGTCCCCGTTTTGTCGCATCGCATATTCTGTTTTTCTCGATGTTTTTTATTCTGATTTGTAAGGGGGTGCTTGTTTTTTCTGTCTTCATGTTGTTTCTCAACATTGATTTGTCGTTTCTGCCATGCTCAGACTGAGACCCCGTTTTGTTGTAACTAATGTTTGCATCTACATTtggaatatttattttatttttttcagcagCTGCGCATGGAGGGATGATCATCTGATTCTGTCTGTCCTTCGCCTCAGTCCCATTTAGCTTTCTCTtctttgggaaaaaattcgtTTCCAGTGATTCACTCGATTGGGTGACGCTTCCCCTGGcgttctttttgtttctctcttCCCTTTCGTGCATGGAATAGTTGGAAAAATTGCGCACATGGCGTATATCGCGTACATCACGCACATCACGCACATCGCGTACATTACACACATCACGCACATCACGCACATCGCGCACATCACGCATGTCGTGGTGTTTATCCTTCACATGCGCGTTCGCGGACTCACTAATGTGCAGGGCTTCGAAGCTCTTTCTCCTCATTTCGTCAAAGGTGAGgcccttcttcaccttttcgtGCGTGAGGTGCAGCAAATTCTTGTTATATAGGCTTCCCGAGGGAGGGAACGCATTCCGGTTCGCGGCCTTCACCACGTTGGCCGCGTTTGCAGCGACTACCCCTTGTGCCGCGTTCGCTGCCATAGCTGCGATCGAGGCATCAACATCTCCCCCGACACAGGAGGTGTCAAGCATAATGCACATTTCTCCGTTGTGTTTTCCAAAAGTAGCAAACTGGTTGTCCCTACTGAGTGGACGTTCCTGTTTCCTCTCCCCCGTGGATTGTTTCACCTCTCGTTTGAATTTTTCAGATGTGAAGGGAAATTCCTCTGAACTCAGTCCAGCAAAAGGGTCACTTTCGTCACATCTGATGTGTCTGTTCGCCTGAACATGTTCATGTAGATGGTGAGAGTAATTTTGTCTGGCGGAGCCCCTACGTGAGTCGGCATTTCTGTTTGGTAAGTTGAAAACAAGAGTGTTGCTTCCTCCGTGTGTGTTGCTTCCTCCGCGTGTGTTGCTTCCTCCGTGTGTGTTGCTTCCTCCGTGTGTGTTGCTTCCTCCGTGTGTGTTGCTTCCTCCGCGTGTGTTGCTTCCTCCGCGTGTGTTGATCCGATCtctatttttgttaaaaatattttctcgtGTAACACATGTGTATGGAGCTCGTGTCGCGAAGGACGAGTGGGTTGGGTTGCTACTCTTGGGAGCACTAATAAGATATGAAGCATCCGAAATGTCTTTGtgatgcacatttttgattGATATGTAGCTTTTTGTCTGTGTGGTTTTTTGTGGATCTTTCAATGAGAAAATGGATAGCTGTGCGTTTAGCAATGGGTTTGCGtttgggaagaaaaggcgTCTGTCCGAGTTGACCTTACGGGGGGGGCTTCCACTAGGACTGCCTGGCCCTGAGCTGCTAGACTCGCTTGACTCGATAGGTACGCTGGACTCACTCCAAGTGTTTGTAGCTCCATCGGAAtatattccccttttgtatTCCTCCTCATTTGACTTCCTCACCAGGTTCTCCATTTGCCTAACTCTGCTTCTGCCAAACTGGGGGTGCGTTTTATTCATGGGTTCAAGATTCCTTGACCTACCGTGAACAGCTCGAATGCAGTTGTTGTGGATGATCATACCGttgttgattttttctgaatggctatttccatttcttcctaTACTCTTTTTACTGTACATTCCATGGATACATTTTGCAGTTGCGCCTCCCTTGTCGGGGGGCATCAGGTTGTCTCTCTGTTGCCGCTCCTTCATGTGATTCAGATGATCTCCGTGTGGGGTGTTCTTACTATGATTCATGTATTCGTGTCTTCTTTGTTCATGCTTTTTTACCTGCATTGAAATTTCCAAACGTTTTGACGTGGCGTTGTTTCTCATGTATGCAAAGTGGGACTGATCGGTGCTTCCTTCCCTGCTGCATCGGTCATTCAAGTGGGTACGGTGGGATGGGCACTCTGccattattttgttgttaaaTGGTTCCTCCTGAggaattcccattttttctctctgtcTTTGTCTTGTTTCCCTGTTGATGAAGTTTTGtgtcgttttatttttcttcaaaaaattttctgttaTCATTCGGGTGTTTATCGGGCCACTCTGATTGTGTGTTGGTTTGTTGCACCTTGTGTCGAGAGCTAACATGGGGTTAGAAAGAGTGCTGTCTTCCTTCCTGATGATGAGGCGACTGTTCGGTAGGGCCCTTTGAATACTCTCCTGGGACATGTCCCTATCTCTCGAGTTATCATGAGATGGATCGGGAAGTCTCCCCTCGGACGTCTTCAACATGTTCATTAGTATTTTCCCTCTGTGAATAAGCTCGTGTTGTTTTTTCGAGtactcatttttatcaatttccccttttttgtgatgcATAACGATGTTTACTTCTCTCAGGTTGGGAATTGGGTGGGCGTTTCTGTGAGTCATTTGATGTTCCACCTGATTATTCTTCCTGTTTGCGCCGGGGTGCGGGAGGGCACCGAGGTGCGCCGTTTGTCTTACGACATGTGCGTTGATTCGGGGGGTAGCAGTTGGGGGGTTATCAGTTCGAGGGGTAGCGGTTCGAGGGTTAGCGGTTCGAGGGATAGCAGTTCGAGGGTTAGCAGTTCGCATGTCAGCACTTAGCCCATTTCCAATTTGCATGTCGACACTTCGCCCGATTCCAGTCCAAGCGTCTGCATTTCGCCCGCTTGCGCTTCTGGCGTCGCCACCCTCGTTTGGCCCGCGGCCTGAGCCGCCAAACATTTCTTGACTCCCCCCGCTGTTGATATGGCGACTGGTGAACTCCTTTTTCGAG
The sequence above is drawn from the Plasmodium cynomolgi strain B DNA, chromosome 10, whole genome shotgun sequence genome and encodes:
- a CDS encoding hypothetical protein (putative) produces the protein MTHRNAHPIPNLREVNIVMHHKKGEIDKNEYSKKQHELIHRGKILMNMLKTSEGRLPDPSHDNSRDRDMSQESIQRALPNSRLIIRKEDSTLSNPMLALDTRCNKPTHNQSGPINTRMITENFLKKNKTTQNFINRETRQRQREKMGIPQEEPFNNKIMAECPSHRTHLNDRCSREGSTDQSHFAYMRNNATSKRLEISMQVKKHEQRRHEYMNHSKNTPHGDHLNHMKERQQRDNLMPPDKGGATAKCIHGMYSKKSIGRNGNSHSEKINNGMIIHNNCIRAVHGRSRNLEPMNKTHPQFGRSRVRQMENLVRKSNEEEYKRGIYSDGATNTWSESSVPIESSESSSSGPGSPSGSPPHPQKTTQTKSYISIKNVHHKDISDASYLISAPKSSNPTHSSFATRAPYTCVTRENIFNKNRDRINTRGGSNTRGGSNTHGGSNTHGGSNTHGGSNTRGGSNTHGGSNTLVFNLPNRNADSRRGSARQNYSHHLHEHVQANRHIRCDESDPFAGLSSEEFPFTSEKFKREVKQSTGERKQERPLSRDNQFATFGKHNGEMCIMLDTSCVGGDVDASIAAMAANAAQGVVAANAANVVKAANRNAFPPSGSLYNKNLLHLTHEKVKKGLTFDEMRRKSFEALHITAEKNKINIPNVDANISYNKTGSQSEHGRNDKSMLRNNMKTEKTSTPLQIRIKNIEKNRICDATKRGQANLSTREENKKENCMNIFSQKKNNFNEKNVTNICSASHQKDPLPALRKNFAVAPVLINNLNKQLNVTVGSSCEDTRGKTNPAPFYHRAAVTEVAKLIGVGTNKGATRERSLSGNDEEKLNREKSTSRVSNVPTGGSGAILSKNCITNSKEPQVNGQNDARNGALFGKASKSQQTKQSNDAKKDTHVGVVSTNLRSANALAPGMGQFPVADAQSREDTQLGGGNGPFCGENKSEPLCEVICDPFCEEISEPFYDIFDLNGLSKEKKTQKGTSRDGTQEATVAHVPIPCNGAPLVKKTNRTKVPKNGNDRPGRKACKEEDLGTKTEGVSAALSGGAASGLRGRQGVTLAGVAEKVGATKVSDPTKASDPTSAASQAKAVNAANADHSTDNANAVPMRGEARREKRLPGSASAHALSNKDAPAGTRADLTGKGKEKDEEGHTSKGAPNRAEGTTWLHERQYGKNVEEGRDKFTDKNNQPDVAKEKNECLPLLGDVEVIDRFLQMDCKKGVSGAHDRKKEEHSEVHVDAVRTDHTVTTAHVQGHIGAKARTNHATIHNEKGKEGNLHQDKARKKPLTGMKDRRQVGTTAVGLNEENKLTNADKEELKICLVTNAKQRSVEIEEKIPRAKSAHYLIAGTTCAHPAKTFSRQRKKDPREEGEKKGEKKGEKKDEQKGEKKDEQKGEKKDEQKGEKKDEQKGEKKDEQKGCQADEKKECQADEKKECQADEKECQADQRSTNRNEKKREKPSSMIKDKRSGGDGGGGDGGATMSRSANVSSSANVSSSASVSSSASVSSSASVSSSANMSGSANMSGSANVSSSANISGSANISGSINVCGSRDCLDDGEKRPSKQTQNNQFDRKDDPTIIPPKSADMQESAQRPTTKVMAEPACHKKRKIISAIPLPREGTVHTSDLLSGEIHEGKSFFSTGDESPFCHIYSPRNVAAQIGTVQKDGTPDGSSGSRSGSRSSNSSSSSDTPPEDKGKRSRNGNEVAEDMMDGPLVNENLMDDDNEDRKADPYCNLPFCYDSHIIYQSDERNYEDSGNYRQSLNPSEEISFSLNNDDLFDDAERDAGQRYSECARGQNEKNFFEEVEREEDEEKRRGNLLLCEKSREKQTTYPLEKKDVEEKDKCTMEGKEVTHGSQMETHTSSTPLLNNTSYDLSQRYKNTHLYSKLETYKNNFQKNSYSSKENLMKLLNSKIEDYDGGTAVENQNEADKGRCDRADDSKLCQSSATNQNKHRKYEPNLFINFAQQQINGDVVNYTNECPILGCVPDGYTNQSTQSSQLMDRSDQNQNPFCIGENVKSTFMEYVLRKKLNVAIDSRLINDNDPVKKKYDLQIKEFQIYEQIDALYQRKETNQNPPSCSDSSSILEIRNCNSSFVGSNGEVKALLPLYENSLMEVSHLHKGADPSAGDNYQEVGEKKDTPFQNDRMRDIAHIKTCIVNGCQVEEEEGEERKEEMRKEEKRKEQTRKEQTRKEQTRKEEEDANFGDRSASQVEDGQPPADLPNRSEPCPGVINNGGSPGADPHSATTGDDVPKKGGVIVCNYDLCVEKEKLIGDTIVSSVTLSAGKDHGTSGKHTLRNHPGEKEVSEFPMPYTKGKKSTMVHEDEGCGTLDFEEIHVVDGLTMCPESGLTVCASFEKPEGTEKRETDDNSRSSRSSRSSRSSVSTTDGKTEGEKLSTQKCIEEDELGMASLDFPSGDLPNGSLFQFVPRGGSDGSLSEELEEEEVEEMDRVEDPVEEEVNRMEGSVKEEVDQLEGPVGEEVDQLEDPVEEVNQTKDDLSAVHTPEGEEGTSLGNPKNGIEGEGANRIEEPTAQSEPVRKAGRSKGPAKNSARGGARSGPRPFSQLGEGSSMGSNKWGVLEGGVTLNPEPTAVDPASVNVTKEDSRKADATKAYVTNVDVPTADKVDDAELTWNGTSGESLPEKEVCGGSGSRESEGVPTLCARNEKEIPINGTVTTPADALPLGGKDEEEGRVSLYANHLVEAEKLNQDIPYITNIHKEMHRSPVMPLRIEAFHSLEDQRLIYGRPEWQKYLCPLCDKAYYPPNTYMKNYSHYLNEHWKKRKILGGYIIFPCKLIHNGLEEQVEEKEKSYLRISKKMKKLFTDPHYHCPICLNVHFTEYVLLTEHCVKLHKSSGADPSRTLPSDVVHTPFINSNDYYCALKKFESEKNITIEGVNKCVSSAGSTGDAPSAQFLVSSTTSATLGKCPKQSEQKNRGKHRRTSKVIFCDEIQVREYDIELSRIEKFGASIGPVFTEEKEKEQEQEATPNGVSTPSGVSEVGSAFELAGQPAEGDQNGALRGEVEATDGAPREEGTSQEQVIQWAMDKEDAGEKPIDKEGAGEKPMDKEDAGEKPMDKGDAGDKPMDKEDASDKPMKKCNKDISPNVEDIHVEVTPNQGGSANVKDSVHIPGGEARKDQDSNTPVMSSTERKIIERRKKKKQDEDPNGNYAPSRSSLNGGYRKGVFNNLDEILLLNGKRTERSGNQSGDHLDIYTEEDIRKSKSGGEEQPYEEANITSSFRNYEPELINGEKKVEQIVNQTEYYAPSSLNHVIMEKNQTKDESGKKNIEEEHCPGVSIHECIDPSGSVKVEADPPRSDSLNELISSLFSLDNNNNSPSSNSEHKSVPFSCLLYEESLQIKEQPLNEILLENRIENSKENIFIPVQKKMGKRIRNGIDNMHKQIISKYKRKIKICALNEQKKEGTSFFDFKNYENVYMPPKNVSLNLPPEKETHILKKVIRQKKKEKIPSLQLNCRQSARIKNRNKLAQ